The genomic stretch TTTGAGAATATGGAAACCGCGTTTAATGCTTCGTTTGATGATTTAATCAGAGCCGGAATTGAAGAAAATATTGCTCAAGAATTTATTGTCAGCCGCAATGAGATTGACCCAGAAGCTGAATGGGAAAAATTAGAAAAAGAACATATCAATATCGTCACTGTCAAAGATAAAAATTACCCAAAACTGCTCAAAGAAATTTATAACCCCCCGGCTCTGCTTTATTACAAAGGCAAGCTGGAAGAAAACGAAGACTTCTTGATTGCGGTTGTCGGTACCAGAAAAATTACCGAATACGGCAAACAAGTAACGCCAGACATTGTTGAGGAATTAGCAAAAAACGGAATCACTGTTGTCAGCGGTTTGGCCCTTGGGGTTGATGCCTTAGCCCACGAGATAACAATTAAAAACAGCGGCAGGACTATCGCGGTCTTGGGTTCTGGATTGGATAACCAAAATATCTATCCTTTCCACAACCGCTTTTTGGCGGAAAAAATTATTGCCAATGATGGCCTGGTTATCACTGAATACCCGCCAGGCACCCTGCCTCTTAAACAACATTTTCCTCATCGCAACCGCATCATTGCCGGGCTTTCTCTTGGTGTTCTAGTTATTGAAGCCGCTAAAGAATCCGGCGCTTTGATTACCGCTAAGTACGCGCTTGATCAAAACCGCGATGTTTTTGCTGTTCCCGGCAGTATTTATAATAAAACATCTCAAGGACCAAACAATTTGATTAAAATGGGGGCCAAACCGGTAACCAGCGGCTTTGACATTTTAGATACGCTTAATCTGGTCCACGCCGCCTCTTTTATTGAAACCAAACAAATTATTCCGGATACTAAAGAAGAGGGGCTTCTCCTAGACCATCTTTCCAAAGA from Patescibacteria group bacterium encodes the following:
- the dprA gene encoding DNA-processing protein DprA, with translation MNNDLLYWNAIANIKKIGPSRFKRLSNYFENMETAFNASFDDLIRAGIEENIAQEFIVSRNEIDPEAEWEKLEKEHINIVTVKDKNYPKLLKEIYNPPALLYYKGKLEENEDFLIAVVGTRKITEYGKQVTPDIVEELAKNGITVVSGLALGVDALAHEITIKNSGRTIAVLGSGLDNQNIYPFHNRFLAEKIIANDGLVITEYPPGTLPLKQHFPHRNRIIAGLSLGVLVIEAAKESGALITAKYALDQNRDVFAVPGSIYNKTSQGPNNLIKMGAKPVTSGFDILDTLNLVHAASFIETKQIIPDTKEEGLLLDHLSKEPIHIDELVRESKLSTPEVTSTLTMMEMKGKVRNLGGMNYVLAR